From Streptomyces sp. TLI_053, a single genomic window includes:
- a CDS encoding GNAT family N-acetyltransferase, with product MPVATPAPPAAVRPATVADLPAIARLCAAHAAFEKAGPVPADLASRLGPALFGPGPRARCLVVDRGGELVGYATWSREFATWQGAEYVHLDCLFVTEPHRGGGWGRALLEAVVEAAAAAGAAEVQWQTPDWNTDAVRFYHRAGARGRPKVRFSLPL from the coding sequence ATGCCCGTCGCCACCCCCGCCCCGCCCGCCGCGGTCCGCCCGGCCACGGTGGCCGACCTGCCGGCGATCGCGCGACTGTGCGCCGCCCACGCCGCCTTCGAGAAAGCCGGACCGGTGCCCGCCGACCTCGCCTCCCGACTGGGACCGGCGCTGTTCGGGCCGGGCCCGAGGGCCCGTTGCCTGGTGGTCGACCGCGGCGGCGAACTGGTCGGCTACGCCACCTGGTCCCGGGAGTTCGCCACCTGGCAGGGCGCCGAGTACGTCCATCTGGACTGTCTGTTCGTCACCGAGCCGCACCGGGGCGGGGGCTGGGGGCGCGCTCTGCTCGAGGCGGTGGTGGAAGCGGCCGCGGCCGCCGGCGCCGCCGAGGTGCAGTGGCAGACCCCCGACTGGAACACCGACGCCGTCCGCTTCTACCACCGCGCGGGGGCGCGGGGCCGGCCCAAGGTCAGGTTCTCGCTCCCGCTCTGA
- a CDS encoding cytosine permease, with protein sequence MDNPSTADTDGAMETRGIEPVPDHERRGRVRELFPTWVAANISVLLLTMGAALVVFNQLNFWQVLIVAACAALASFGMVGLLSVSGKWGGAPGATLSRATFGVRGNLFPGAILWIARFGWETINAVTGAYAVLTVLDLLFGVRSNTALIVVTLFLFVACTFLVSGLGRKALNVCNTWSTYLFGVFSVLVLGYLVATMDWSEVFAKPAGTTAMMVAGIGTIAAGGISWVPTGPDFARYLPHSASGRKIVGVTVSGAGLVMVPMVLMGAVMAVASPGLAEAADPVSFLGDLLPTWLAVPYLLTAIVGMLLINSLSMYSAGFTAQTMGVKLPRAMAVSINAVISLVGGLLLMLVATSFLGSFITFLILLAVSFSAWIGVYAVDMFRRRSRAVRYDAAALMDTGRTSRYWYVGGFCWQAMVSWVLALLVGLAFTKCDWFAGPLSDTPVGRYGLAWAATIVVSGVIMAVLPAPRENTSTDADRPADTAAERPERVAV encoded by the coding sequence ATGGACAACCCGTCCACCGCCGACACCGACGGCGCGATGGAGACCCGCGGTATCGAACCCGTCCCGGACCACGAGCGCCGGGGCAGAGTCCGCGAACTCTTCCCGACCTGGGTCGCGGCGAACATCAGCGTCCTGCTGCTCACCATGGGCGCGGCCCTGGTGGTGTTCAACCAGCTGAACTTCTGGCAGGTCCTGATCGTCGCCGCGTGCGCCGCGCTCGCCTCCTTCGGGATGGTCGGACTGCTCTCGGTCTCGGGGAAGTGGGGCGGGGCTCCGGGTGCCACGCTGTCCCGGGCCACCTTCGGTGTGCGGGGCAACCTCTTCCCCGGCGCGATCCTCTGGATCGCCCGGTTCGGCTGGGAGACGATCAACGCCGTCACCGGCGCCTACGCCGTCCTGACCGTGCTCGACCTGCTCTTCGGCGTCCGGAGCAACACCGCGCTGATCGTCGTCACGCTCTTCCTCTTCGTCGCCTGCACCTTCCTGGTCTCCGGCCTCGGACGGAAGGCGCTGAACGTCTGCAACACGTGGTCGACCTACCTCTTCGGCGTCTTCAGCGTGCTGGTGCTCGGCTACCTGGTCGCGACCATGGACTGGAGCGAGGTCTTCGCCAAGCCCGCGGGCACCACCGCGATGATGGTCGCCGGCATCGGGACCATCGCCGCCGGCGGTATCAGCTGGGTCCCCACCGGCCCCGACTTCGCCCGTTACCTGCCGCACTCCGCCTCCGGCCGGAAGATCGTCGGCGTGACGGTCTCCGGCGCCGGCCTGGTGATGGTGCCGATGGTGCTGATGGGCGCCGTGATGGCGGTGGCCTCCCCCGGTCTGGCCGAGGCCGCGGACCCGGTCTCCTTCCTCGGCGACCTGCTGCCGACCTGGCTGGCCGTGCCGTACCTGCTGACCGCGATCGTGGGCATGCTGCTGATCAACAGCCTCTCGATGTACTCGGCCGGCTTCACCGCCCAGACCATGGGCGTCAAGCTGCCGCGCGCCATGGCCGTCAGCATCAACGCCGTGATCTCGCTGGTCGGCGGCCTGCTGCTGATGCTGGTCGCGACGAGCTTCCTGGGTTCCTTCATCACCTTCCTGATCCTGCTCGCGGTCTCCTTCTCGGCCTGGATCGGCGTCTACGCGGTGGACATGTTCCGCCGTCGCTCGCGCGCGGTGCGCTACGACGCCGCCGCGCTCATGGACACCGGCCGGACCAGCCGGTACTGGTACGTCGGCGGCTTCTGCTGGCAGGCGATGGTGTCGTGGGTGCTGGCACTGCTGGTCGGGCTGGCCTTCACCAAGTGCGACTGGTTCGCCGGCCCGCTGTCCGACACCCCGGTCGGCCGGTACGGGCTCGCCTGGGCGGCCACCATCGTGGTCTCCGGCGTGATCATGGCCGTGCTGCCCGCCCCCCGGGAGAACACGTCCACCGACGCGGACCGGCCGGCCGACACGGCGGCGGAGCGTCCCGAACGGGTCGCCGTCTGA
- a CDS encoding FAD-dependent monooxygenase: MSTTNAHPAVVIGGGIGGLAAALALHRQGIPVTVHERAASLEPVGAGLALAPNALRALDRLGVGERLRALAAPHPAIGLRHPSGRWLARTDTATFEARFGDTVAAVARAELVAALVDALPAGTVRTDSPAALVTPGSGTEPAVVRTADGERAAALVVAADGIRSATRDLLFPGHPGPRYSGFTSWRTVVTPARRPEAAGEVWGRGRLAGVVPLADGRVYLYGAALAPAGARAADGDERAELLRRFGTWCAPVPQLLALAEPGRVLRHDVWDLADPLPAHHFGRVALLGDAAHAMCPFQGQGACQAIEDAVVLAAPLTPSTDPAAGLPAYTAARLPRTTGIVAGSRRIGDLVALRNPAAAFLRDTALALAGLLPARVLLGRSGPTYDWRPPVLGTRDLDAPA, from the coding sequence ATGTCCACCACGAACGCGCACCCGGCCGTCGTCATCGGCGGCGGGATCGGCGGCCTCGCGGCCGCCCTCGCCCTGCACCGGCAGGGGATCCCGGTGACCGTGCACGAGCGCGCCGCCTCGCTCGAACCCGTCGGGGCCGGACTGGCCCTCGCCCCCAACGCCCTGCGCGCCCTGGACCGGCTCGGCGTCGGCGAGCGCCTGCGCGCCCTGGCCGCCCCGCATCCGGCGATCGGCCTGCGCCACCCCTCCGGCCGCTGGCTCGCCCGCACCGACACGGCGACCTTCGAGGCCCGCTTCGGCGACACCGTCGCCGCCGTCGCCCGCGCCGAGCTCGTCGCGGCCCTGGTCGACGCCCTCCCCGCGGGCACCGTCCGCACCGACTCGCCGGCCGCCCTGGTCACCCCGGGGAGCGGCACCGAGCCCGCCGTCGTCCGCACCGCCGACGGCGAACGGGCCGCCGCACTGGTCGTCGCCGCCGACGGCATCCGGTCCGCGACCCGCGACCTGCTCTTCCCCGGGCACCCGGGCCCCCGCTACAGCGGTTTCACCAGCTGGCGCACCGTCGTGACCCCCGCCCGCCGCCCGGAGGCCGCCGGCGAGGTCTGGGGGCGCGGCCGGCTCGCCGGTGTCGTCCCGCTCGCCGACGGCAGGGTCTACCTGTACGGCGCGGCGCTCGCCCCGGCCGGCGCCCGGGCGGCCGACGGCGACGAGAGGGCCGAACTCCTGCGCCGGTTCGGCACCTGGTGCGCGCCCGTGCCCCAGCTCCTCGCGCTCGCCGAACCCGGGCGCGTCCTGCGCCACGACGTGTGGGACCTCGCCGACCCCCTGCCCGCCCACCACTTCGGCCGGGTCGCCCTGCTCGGCGACGCCGCCCACGCGATGTGCCCGTTCCAGGGCCAGGGCGCCTGCCAGGCGATCGAGGACGCCGTCGTCCTCGCCGCCCCGCTCACCCCGTCCACGGACCCGGCCGCCGGCCTCCCCGCCTACACCGCCGCCCGCCTGCCGCGCACCACCGGCATCGTCGCCGGGTCCCGGCGCATCGGCGACCTCGTCGCCCTCCGGAACCCCGCCGCCGCCTTCCTGCGCGACACCGCCCTCGCCCTGGCCGGCCTGCTGCCCGCCCGCGTCCTGCTCGGGCGCTCGGGGCCGACGTACGACTGGCGGCCGCCGGTCCTGGGCACCCGGGACCTCGACGCCCCGGCCTGA
- a CDS encoding ABC-F family ATP-binding cassette domain-containing protein has translation MIGSMTPHRPTLIADAAIALIAERGLRGLTHRAVDEEAGLPAGSTSNLARTRAALLDLALARIVERETEGSPVTAGPLPDGAAARDLLVEGGADLLHRALTVGRTLTLARLELALEATRRPELRTGYDRLGARFTDLATALLARCGSADPAGDARRLIRWCDGVLFNSTAGSGHRHVPTAEELRGETRRYLAALLDRD, from the coding sequence ATGATCGGATCCATGACGCCGCACCGTCCGACACTGATCGCCGACGCCGCCATCGCCCTGATCGCCGAACGCGGTCTGCGCGGGCTGACCCACCGCGCCGTGGACGAGGAGGCCGGACTTCCCGCCGGCTCGACCTCCAACCTCGCCCGGACCAGGGCCGCGCTGCTCGACCTCGCCCTCGCCCGCATCGTCGAACGGGAGACCGAGGGGAGCCCGGTCACGGCCGGCCCGCTCCCCGACGGCGCCGCGGCGCGGGACCTTCTGGTCGAGGGCGGCGCGGACCTGCTGCACCGGGCGCTCACGGTCGGCCGCACGCTCACCCTGGCCCGGCTCGAACTCGCGCTGGAAGCCACCCGCCGGCCCGAGCTGCGCACCGGCTACGACCGGCTGGGCGCCCGCTTCACCGACCTGGCCACCGCGCTGCTGGCGCGGTGCGGCTCCGCCGACCCGGCGGGCGACGCCCGGCGGCTGATCCGCTGGTGCGACGGGGTGCTGTTCAACTCGACGGCCGGGAGCGGTCACCGTCACGTCCCGACGGCGGAGGAACTGCGCGGGGAGACGCGGCGGTACCTGGCCGCGCTGCTCGACCGCGACTGA
- a CDS encoding dihydrofolate reductase family protein, producing MRKLTAGLFIAADGVVESPEQWHFPYFDAEMGAAVGAQMAAADTVLLGRATYEGFAEVWPGREDAGGEEGGMAKVLGDVRKVVVSRSALELTWRNSEQLKGDLVEGVTALKREEGGRIGMSGSVSVVRALLAAGLIDELHLLVHPIAVGRGIRLFEEGADPIRLKLLSSTAFASGVLNTVYGPADE from the coding sequence ATGCGCAAGCTCACCGCAGGTCTGTTCATCGCTGCCGACGGCGTGGTGGAGAGCCCGGAGCAGTGGCACTTCCCCTACTTCGACGCGGAGATGGGCGCGGCGGTCGGCGCCCAGATGGCGGCGGCGGACACCGTGCTGCTCGGCCGTGCCACCTACGAGGGCTTCGCCGAGGTCTGGCCGGGCCGGGAGGACGCCGGCGGCGAGGAGGGCGGGATGGCGAAGGTGCTCGGGGACGTGCGCAAGGTCGTCGTCTCCCGCTCGGCGCTGGAGCTGACCTGGCGCAACTCGGAGCAGTTGAAGGGTGACCTGGTCGAGGGTGTCACCGCACTGAAGCGGGAGGAGGGCGGCCGGATCGGGATGTCCGGCTCGGTCTCGGTAGTGCGGGCCCTGCTGGCGGCCGGGCTGATCGACGAGCTTCACCTGCTCGTCCACCCGATCGCGGTCGGGCGCGGCATCCGTCTGTTCGAGGAGGGCGCGGACCCGATCCGGCTGAAGCTCCTGAGCAGCACGGCCTTCGCCAGCGGCGTCCTGAACACCGTCTACGGACCGGCCGACGAGTAG
- a CDS encoding fic family toxin-antitoxin system, toxin component, with protein sequence MILRVDRTWLLEVAQQFLRADPDVTDYGTLAAAVARHVDEVMDVAVYGAVHQRAAALMHQLIRVPALEFANEHFAAVVAASYLSASGVIVTAEPKAAVELASRIRDGRADVRETATAIRAWYR encoded by the coding sequence GTGATCCTGCGCGTCGACCGCACCTGGCTGCTGGAGGTGGCCCAGCAGTTCCTGCGCGCCGATCCCGATGTCACGGACTACGGCACCCTCGCCGCGGCGGTCGCCCGGCATGTCGACGAAGTGATGGACGTGGCGGTGTACGGCGCTGTGCACCAGCGCGCGGCCGCCCTCATGCACCAGCTCATCCGGGTCCCGGCGCTGGAGTTCGCCAACGAGCACTTCGCGGCCGTCGTCGCCGCGTCCTACCTCAGTGCCTCCGGGGTCATCGTGACCGCCGAACCCAAGGCGGCCGTCGAACTGGCGTCGCGGATCCGCGACGGCCGGGCCGACGTCCGCGAGACCGCCACCGCCATCCGCGCCTGGTACCGCTGA
- a CDS encoding Scr1 family TA system antitoxin-like transcriptional regulator, translating to MEDRAVPFGRPAPDPPGSWGVPALLLGAELKIERGTLTQRQVLERTRVKVSTSVYSRIENGEMRIDKPAVVEALLDALGVRPGPRRAQLLQLAHDASAEGWANSVRARSRAAYREAVPDSMLRLTSLEEWAARQVIIDTNVIPGVLQIPRYRELVTGRTLLASQRRLADRIIEVRGLRAERFAARLPRSTFFVQRSALYADFGDPGMMVDQLSVLLRHVDEERSPVAVRVIAVENPLALQVTSLIRLSFEQGSFAAPDVIYTEAGGRGEFHRGPIAGEEADSDYLDYQDLSDMVIRQAPGPVPSRELVVEALERHRSRL from the coding sequence ATGGAGGACCGTGCAGTTCCGTTCGGGCGGCCCGCGCCCGACCCGCCGGGTTCCTGGGGCGTTCCCGCCCTGCTCCTCGGCGCGGAGCTGAAGATCGAGCGCGGCACCCTGACCCAGCGCCAGGTGCTGGAGCGGACCAGGGTCAAGGTCTCCACGTCGGTCTACAGCCGGATCGAGAACGGCGAGATGCGGATCGACAAACCGGCCGTGGTCGAAGCCCTCCTGGACGCCCTCGGGGTGCGGCCCGGGCCCCGGCGCGCACAACTGCTCCAACTCGCCCACGACGCCTCGGCGGAAGGGTGGGCGAACTCGGTGCGGGCCCGCTCCCGCGCCGCCTACCGCGAGGCCGTGCCGGACTCCATGCTGCGGCTGACCAGTCTGGAGGAGTGGGCCGCGCGGCAGGTCATCATCGACACCAATGTGATCCCCGGGGTGCTGCAGATCCCCCGGTACCGCGAGCTGGTGACGGGCCGGACCCTGCTCGCCAGCCAGCGGAGGCTCGCGGACCGGATCATCGAGGTCCGGGGGCTGCGCGCCGAACGGTTCGCGGCCAGACTCCCGAGGTCGACCTTCTTCGTCCAGCGCAGCGCCCTCTACGCCGACTTCGGCGATCCCGGGATGATGGTCGACCAGCTGTCGGTGCTGCTGCGGCACGTGGACGAGGAGCGTTCGCCGGTCGCGGTCCGGGTGATCGCGGTGGAGAACCCCCTCGCGCTCCAGGTGACTTCGCTGATCCGGCTCAGCTTCGAGCAGGGCTCCTTCGCCGCGCCGGACGTCATCTACACCGAGGCCGGAGGGCGGGGCGAGTTCCATCGGGGCCCGATCGCCGGGGAGGAGGCCGACAGCGACTACCTCGACTACCAGGACCTCAGTGACATGGTCATCCGCCAGGCTCCCGGGCCGGTGCCGAGCCGCGAACTGGTCGTCGAGGCACTCGAGCGGCACCGCTCCCGACTCTGA
- a CDS encoding toxin-antitoxin system HicB family antitoxin, giving the protein MKQLNLRIDEETHEALEQRAEAAGMSLPDYARKVLAEEADERRERFLTAAAHFSQVWAPAFEAEFGPYPQGGAGHRSGTADAA; this is encoded by the coding sequence GTGAAGCAACTCAACCTGCGCATCGACGAGGAAACCCACGAGGCCCTGGAACAGCGCGCGGAGGCGGCCGGGATGAGCCTGCCGGACTACGCCCGCAAGGTCCTGGCGGAGGAGGCCGACGAGCGGCGCGAGCGGTTCCTGACCGCCGCCGCGCACTTCTCCCAGGTGTGGGCGCCGGCGTTCGAGGCCGAGTTCGGCCCGTACCCGCAGGGCGGGGCCGGGCACCGGTCCGGGACGGCGGACGCGGCGTGA
- a CDS encoding VOC family protein, with the protein MATRLVQINMKALDDSALGRFWAEVLGWGIESEGPGVTCLEPAGVPYPDPSTIFIDLVARPEPKTGKNRVHLDLATTSAAHQAELVARLRDLGATLADVGQGDVPWTVMADPEGNEFCVLEPRPVYGDTGPVAAVVVDCADPREMARFWGAATDWTVHEVADDHATMRSAHGVGPYLEFVRTPDPKTGWNRVHLDIRPYPGDDLQAEAARLRALGATDPGFDASAISWTVLADPEGNEFCLLAPK; encoded by the coding sequence ATGGCAACACGACTTGTGCAGATCAACATGAAGGCCCTGGACGACTCCGCGCTGGGCCGGTTCTGGGCGGAGGTGCTCGGCTGGGGGATCGAGAGCGAGGGTCCCGGGGTGACCTGCCTCGAACCCGCGGGAGTCCCCTACCCGGACCCGTCGACGATCTTCATCGACCTGGTGGCCCGTCCGGAGCCCAAGACCGGGAAGAACCGGGTGCACCTCGATCTGGCCACCACCTCGGCCGCCCACCAGGCCGAGCTGGTCGCACGCCTGAGGGACCTCGGCGCGACCCTTGCCGACGTCGGTCAGGGCGACGTCCCCTGGACGGTCATGGCGGACCCGGAGGGCAACGAGTTCTGCGTCCTGGAACCCCGCCCGGTCTACGGGGACACCGGGCCGGTCGCGGCGGTGGTCGTCGACTGCGCCGACCCGCGGGAGATGGCGCGCTTCTGGGGCGCCGCGACGGACTGGACGGTGCACGAGGTCGCCGACGACCACGCGACCATGCGGTCCGCCCACGGTGTCGGCCCGTACCTGGAGTTCGTCCGCACCCCCGACCCCAAGACCGGGTGGAACCGCGTCCACCTCGACATCCGCCCCTACCCGGGTGACGACCTCCAGGCGGAGGCGGCGCGGCTGCGCGCCCTGGGAGCCACCGATCCGGGGTTCGACGCGTCTGCGATCTCGTGGACGGTCCTGGCCGACCCGGAGGGCAACGAGTTCTGCCTCCTCGCCCCGAAGTGA
- a CDS encoding saccharopine dehydrogenase NADP-binding domain-containing protein, with the protein MAAARPYDLVLFGATGFTGRLTAEYLARAAPEGCRWALAGRDADRLAAVRAGLAGIDPRCAGLPLLVADAGDREALREVAASARVVVSTVGPYLRYGEPLVAACADSGTDYVDLTGEPEFVDRMYLRHHERAVATGARLVHACGFDSVPHDLGVLFTVEELLRRGTAPQRISVEGFVRVAGTVSGGTLASAMTAFSRPRAMARAARERRAADPRPAGRRVRTPAGRPHRSRAARAWALPLPTIDPQVVGRSAAALEAYGPDFGYTHYAAVRRLPIAVGGVAAVAAIALAAQLRPLRRTVERLRKPGEGPGAGQRAGSWFTVRFVARTDLGRPLVTEVSGGDPGYQETAVMLAESALCLAHDDLPPTAGQLTTAVAMGRPLIDRLISAGISFRVLEGTPTGAPGR; encoded by the coding sequence ATGGCCGCAGCGCGCCCGTACGACCTCGTCCTGTTCGGAGCCACCGGGTTCACCGGCCGGCTCACCGCCGAGTACCTGGCCCGGGCCGCGCCCGAGGGCTGCCGCTGGGCGCTCGCCGGCCGGGACGCGGACCGGCTCGCCGCCGTCCGCGCCGGACTGGCCGGGATCGATCCGCGCTGCGCCGGACTGCCGCTGCTGGTCGCCGACGCCGGGGACCGCGAGGCCCTGCGAGAGGTGGCCGCCTCGGCCCGGGTGGTGGTGTCCACGGTCGGCCCCTACCTCCGGTACGGCGAACCGCTGGTCGCCGCCTGCGCGGACAGCGGCACCGACTACGTGGACCTCACCGGCGAGCCGGAGTTCGTCGACCGGATGTACCTGCGCCACCACGAACGGGCGGTGGCCACCGGCGCGCGGCTGGTCCACGCCTGCGGCTTCGACTCGGTGCCGCACGACCTCGGGGTGCTGTTCACCGTCGAGGAGTTGCTGCGCCGCGGCACGGCGCCGCAGCGGATCTCGGTCGAGGGCTTCGTCCGCGTCGCCGGCACCGTCTCCGGCGGCACCCTGGCCTCGGCGATGACCGCCTTCTCCAGGCCGCGCGCGATGGCGCGGGCCGCCCGGGAGCGCCGCGCGGCCGATCCGCGACCGGCCGGACGGCGCGTCCGCACACCGGCCGGACGCCCGCACCGCTCACGGGCGGCCCGGGCCTGGGCGCTGCCGCTGCCCACCATCGACCCGCAGGTGGTGGGGCGCTCGGCCGCCGCCCTGGAGGCCTACGGCCCGGACTTCGGCTACACGCACTACGCCGCCGTGCGGCGACTGCCGATCGCGGTCGGCGGCGTCGCCGCCGTCGCGGCGATCGCCCTCGCGGCCCAACTGCGGCCGCTGCGCCGCACAGTGGAGCGACTGCGGAAGCCCGGCGAGGGCCCGGGCGCCGGGCAGCGGGCCGGGTCCTGGTTCACCGTGCGGTTCGTGGCCCGGACGGATCTCGGCCGGCCGCTGGTCACCGAGGTGTCCGGGGGCGATCCCGGTTACCAGGAGACCGCGGTCATGCTCGCCGAGTCCGCGCTCTGCCTCGCCCACGACGACCTGCCTCCCACGGCCGGGCAGCTGACCACGGCGGTGGCGATGGGGCGCCCGCTGATCGACCGGCTGATCTCGGCCGGGATCTCCTTCCGGGTGCTCGAGGGCACGCCGACGGGTGCCCCCGGCCGCTGA
- a CDS encoding SDR family oxidoreductase, with translation MSTTAPVSLVTGANRGIGRETARQLAALGHTVLLCARRASDAERASADLAPGVPGTLLPYRLDVTDAEGVADLARTVDARFGRLDVLVNNAAVNYDTGERATGVDLDEVARTLETNLFGAWRTAQAFLPLLRRSAHPRVVNVSSESGSLTHMSGGTPAYGVSKAALNALTRKLADELRDDRILVNAVCPGWIATDMGGPGGAPVDRGAAGVLWAASLPDSGPTGGFFRDGKPLDW, from the coding sequence ATGAGCACCACCGCGCCGGTATCGCTGGTCACGGGCGCCAACCGGGGAATCGGCCGGGAGACCGCCCGTCAGCTCGCCGCGCTCGGCCACACCGTCCTGCTGTGCGCCCGCCGGGCTTCCGACGCCGAACGGGCCTCGGCCGACCTGGCTCCCGGCGTGCCCGGCACCCTGCTGCCGTACCGGCTGGACGTCACCGACGCCGAGGGCGTCGCCGACCTCGCCCGAACCGTCGACGCGCGGTTCGGCCGTCTCGACGTCCTCGTCAACAACGCCGCCGTCAACTACGACACCGGCGAACGCGCCACCGGTGTCGACCTCGACGAGGTCGCCCGGACCCTGGAGACCAACCTGTTCGGCGCGTGGCGCACCGCGCAGGCCTTCCTCCCGCTGCTCCGCCGGTCGGCGCACCCCCGGGTGGTCAACGTGTCCAGCGAGTCCGGATCGCTGACCCACATGTCGGGCGGGACGCCCGCCTACGGGGTCTCGAAGGCCGCCCTCAACGCCCTGACCCGCAAGCTCGCGGACGAACTGCGGGACGACCGGATCCTGGTCAACGCCGTCTGCCCGGGCTGGATCGCCACCGACATGGGCGGCCCCGGCGGCGCGCCCGTCGACCGGGGCGCCGCCGGCGTGCTCTGGGCCGCGAGCCTGCCCGACTCCGGCCCCACCGGCGGGTTCTTCCGCGACGGGAAGCCGCTGGACTGGTAG
- a CDS encoding DUF397 domain-containing protein codes for MPADVIEATDGWQKARASQGTGACLELRKLDDGQVALRNSRFPSGPALVLTATEIAALLSGVKNGEFDRLAV; via the coding sequence ATGCCGGCCGACGTCATCGAGGCGACGGACGGCTGGCAGAAGGCCCGGGCCAGCCAGGGCACGGGCGCCTGCCTCGAGCTGCGGAAACTGGACGACGGCCAGGTGGCCCTGCGCAACAGCCGCTTCCCGAGCGGTCCGGCCCTGGTCCTGACCGCGACGGAGATCGCGGCACTGCTGAGCGGTGTGAAGAACGGCGAATTCGACCGGCTGGCGGTTTGA